From one Flavobacteriales bacterium genomic stretch:
- a CDS encoding type IX secretion system membrane protein PorP/SprF translates to MKTRIARRWTGSALGMLLGTSLLAQQDPQFTQYMFNMLALNPAYAGSHDRLSLKALTRHQWVGFEGAPTTQTLTAHGPVFNESFALGGTVMRDAHGPVTQYGFMVDAAYRMFLGNSTLAFGLKGGLNLFQGKFAELNPHTPGDQVFQANVNTKLDPQFGFGLMWYSDRHYIGLSTPKLLRTEFFQTDSLAFVSQPGQRPHYFLSGGYVFDIGIYHKFKPTFLLKAVQGAPLSFDLSANFLFYEKFWLGAMYRHTDAVGALAQYHLTDDLSVGYAYDFTLSPLRNYSGGSHEIMVGLNLGKPVKGVRSPRYF, encoded by the coding sequence ATGAAGACGAGAATCGCCAGAAGATGGACCGGCAGCGCGCTGGGGATGCTCTTGGGAACGTCGCTCCTTGCCCAGCAGGACCCGCAGTTCACGCAATACATGTTCAACATGCTCGCGCTGAACCCGGCCTATGCGGGAAGCCATGATCGCCTGAGCCTGAAAGCCCTCACGCGCCACCAGTGGGTGGGCTTCGAGGGTGCGCCCACCACGCAAACGCTCACGGCGCACGGCCCGGTGTTCAACGAGAGCTTCGCGCTGGGCGGAACGGTGATGCGCGATGCGCACGGCCCCGTGACGCAGTACGGCTTCATGGTGGATGCAGCCTACCGCATGTTCCTGGGCAACAGCACGCTGGCCTTCGGCCTCAAAGGCGGCCTCAATCTGTTCCAAGGGAAGTTCGCCGAGCTCAATCCGCACACGCCCGGCGACCAAGTCTTCCAGGCTAACGTGAATACCAAGCTCGATCCGCAATTCGGCTTCGGCCTCATGTGGTACAGCGACCGGCACTACATCGGCCTGAGCACCCCGAAGCTGCTCCGCACGGAATTCTTCCAGACCGACTCGCTCGCCTTCGTGAGCCAACCCGGCCAGCGCCCGCACTACTTCCTATCGGGCGGCTACGTGTTCGACATCGGCATCTACCACAAATTCAAGCCCACCTTCCTGCTCAAGGCTGTGCAAGGCGCGCCGCTGAGCTTCGACCTCAGCGCCAACTTCCTCTTCTATGAGAAGTTCTGGCTGGGCGCCATGTACCGCCATACCGATGCCGTTGGCGCGCTGGCGCAGTACCACCTCACCGACGACCTCAGTGTGGGCTATGCCTACGACTTCACGCTCTCACCGCTCAGGAACTACAGCGGCGGAAGCCACGAGATCATGGTCGGCCTCAACCTGGGCAAACCCGTGAAGGGCGTCCGTTCACCCCGTTACTTCTGA